Below is a genomic region from Erigeron canadensis isolate Cc75 chromosome 7, C_canadensis_v1, whole genome shotgun sequence.
gtaaaagatctATATGTGCTAATTGTTTAGGTAGTGTAAACATCTAAACcatatgagatgtgaaatcgaTCTCGTAATTtagatatgaaagtgttaagcttaacccgtacttgccttTGCCCGGTGGGTGCGTAGATGTGGTTACTCGGGTGGctctccttgcaacatggtcgaagatgtgaagagtaatacgggaggtctgacccgccccatttgtcattgaacatacggattactcctggattggcttgtcattccttaacgacaatgatggacagccgtaaggttaatccatctagtcgggtgtgacttaagTTACACTTaaaagatgtttagatgtgatatgtgaaGATGTTAAATATGATTAGGCACTTTTAGGATGATCTATCCTACATGAAAGATGATAAATGCAAAGATGTGTCATTATGTGATGATATGTGTATTAATGATGTAATACATCttctatataatgttttaattggacaaatgctTTCTAAACCTCGTgtattcttacttagctaattcgttagctaacacttgttttcttgaaatgtgttgctCCCTTAGGTTTAGCAAGCTTATGATCGTTGATGAATAAAgagcgaggcatgggtagatagcATTTGAAGATgactatagtttacccatagtgtcTGCTCCTTTTAgacaattgaattatatatgttttggtaTTTAAAGACTTGTAATGACTTGTGattggttgtttaatgttgaacAACCGATgaatttccatttagacttgtttctaTAATATGAcaagtaacaccatttaatgaataaaccaaactgaatttattggtttggacttttaaatgtttgttcCACTTTTTTTGACACCGTTAGgtgaaagtttttggaaatccttatttttaaatgatgggtgttacaagttTTCGTATTCATTcagttgtgatattggttatacattttttgtttcataagtattatataatttattatatatcttgagactactcgtccaatggacgggcctAAGCAATTGTATTGCACAATTAATATCCATTTTTATTAGTATAAAACAATTTAGGGGTGTTCGTGGTCCGGTTTTAACTAAATCTCAAATCAAACCGACATATCCGGTTTTTACATGTATCAAACCAAACTAGACCAAGTGTATTGTCtaaccggaccaaaccaaaTCACGTAAGCCGGTCCGGTTTGGTCAGTTCGACGGTTTCTAAGACAACTGAACTTTATATATTCGAGAGACtcttaaagttatatatatctcatttaAAAGAATTGCAATAGGGTCACCATTATGCCTTCCAATTTGTTTCTATATTATATCCATTGCGAAGCTTTCTTGAATATAAACGTTCCTCCAATTATACACGGCATAATGCGTAACTATAAACAAACCTCCAAATGCCAAATTAATGCTTGTTGTGATATTCGATATGCTCAGTTGCagattatgatatatatatatatatattaatacataCACGTATATTTTGGTCCGGTCCGGTCTTAACGGTTTGTTATTTGCTCAAATTCTAACCGGACCAAGGAACCCAGTTTTTCACAACTTAAACCGTTAGACCAGACTTTAGCAACTTAATCCGATCAAACCAATCCAAATATcccggtttggtccggtttttaCGGTCTGACGGTTTAATGAACGcctatataaaacatataatgatGAGCTGGTATTGCATACAATAATGACGTAATtagtgacatgtgaaaaatgaATCAGATAACCACGTAAACTCTGCGTGACTGATCTGATTGTATATTGAACTTTGACAGCACATTATAGCCATTTCCATTAACGGAAAGAATATATACTTTGTTGACTACTTTCCTAATATTCAAACAAAAACTTTGGTCTCACTAAAGAAACTAATAGtctaatacggagtatataagTATGTATTTAACTCGATCTAGCCTCACAATTTCACAAAGTGTTCTTTCTTAATATGTATTTTGATTGAAACATAGTAACATACGATACAAAGTTAGGCTTttgattatataattttgtatttgaCCTATTTTATCTGTAATATGTGAACAGTATATGcatatatctttattttatttattaatatagtttaataaactaatagattaaaaaataatgattatgatGAAAGTTAAACTTTTAACCTCTAATGTTTACTACTTTGTTAAAAAACTAGTCCCTATGTGAGTTCAACTTACGCCTTGCCCCTTAATAACTACTCTTTCCATGATCCAATTCTTGTGAGTAATGGCTTTTTGATTACAACTAATGTAGAAAATACTGTATTTTACAGCAATTGCTTGAAGAGTGGACAACATTCATGTTGTCAAAACATATCACATAATTCACTTATTATTTCACTCCTACCTATATATTATCTCATATTTATAAGTAATCTAATTATACATGTCAATTTACATGTCAATGACACCAAGGCTCATTGATAAATTATGACATTTGTTTGTGTACCAAAATCTTTTAATGAGTTTTTATATAGTAGTCCAAAGAGGTGGGGCCTTGGTGGCTTGCCTCGCTATAGGTCTTGCATTCAGAATTACGAGTGGCGTTTAATGACTATAACTTGATAAACTAACTACTATAATTTGCGGTAAATAACATTATATAACAAGatgttggttattgtaaaacaagtattaaactaaaataaataagacaagatcttgactcctaaatcatggttaaattaatgtacgaagattcacgaaacaattgatgtacaataatttttatgatacacggtgattttattttaatattttattttaatatttgttttattttacataaaacctatataataatattatgtaacaaattttggGAAATTATAAACTACAACGTTATCATGATGAAGACCCAACAAAAAGTCCTTCACTAAACTTCAGATATTCACCTTATATTTACATGAAATGGATTACATGGATTACAACCTTATATGATGATTAAATAAGAGTTTTACTTCTTGCAAACTCTTGTATCTTTATTGAATGATAGTTGATGATACATCATTAAGACCTAACAAATGCATAATTGAAACTCGTGGCGGCTTATAATTAGAACTGATCGATAGAAGTGAGATTTGACCCGGATTCGTGGACAGGGTTTCTTATCCTCTCATCAAGTAGAATCGAAAGTGACATGTTTGGGTGGCAACCCCTTATTGGCTTTCAACTCCCCAATGTGCGGaacttcatcattttttttcataGTAAGTCAAGATAATGAGTTGGCTTAACCtaatttcatatttttgtataaatataaataaatatattgatagGAGTTCAATAAAATAACCatttaaaaaaatctatataaagGTAAAGATAGATGATAAGTTGACATTATTTCAATGAAAGAGGTTCCTTAAAGTTAAAAACCCAACTTTAAAGAAGTTTGTTAATCATGTTTTTGAAGCTATAATTATTAACAATATAGTATTTTATATGTTAGTAAAGTAGCTACTTTGATATATAACATCTTATTACGTAATCTTAGCCCTAAAAATTATGATTAGCAAAACAAAAATGATTTCTATACAATTGCCTTCGCCACTAGTTTTCTTTCTTGAAGAAAAACTTTAATTGACAAAAGCGTCAAACTCCTAAACTAAAATTAGTCTATTCTATACATTTTATTCGCCACGATTTCGAAAAATACGTGAAATTTTATTGAATCGTTCGCAtttaaaaatgtgtacaaataatctacattaaaaagtgtgaaaaaaattacaagattcacatttaaaaatgtgaagaaaaaatGTTCACACGAAAGTGTGTgcaaattttatactttatgcacttataagtgtgaaaTTCATTTTTTCGCAAGTGATTTTTACGCACTTGCGAAAAGATAAATTGCAAAGAAATGATTTTTCAGTGCGTAGAAGTCACCGGCgaagaaaatgatttatacatttaaaagtgtgtacAATTATAATATTTACACATATTATTGTGTAAATgtttttcttcacacttttaattgtGAAACTTGTAACTTTTTCCATGATTTTTAACGTAAACTATTtgtacacactttttagtgtgaacgaAATAATAAAATTTCACGTATTTTTAAAGTGTACGTTGAAAAAGTGCGTgcaaataataaattttgtagTGCTATAGGAATGGCCACGATGTTACAATaccattatttatttatctacttACAAACTTGAACCTATTCCAATCTTGCTAAGATAAAGAACAAAAACTCGATCTACTTctataacataaataattaacTCTGCCTTGAAGTTTTGTAACACCTTTTCTATACCAATCATTCCATCATCAAACCTCTTCTCGCTTCTAGCTTTCCACGAGCACCAAGACGTGACAAAGACAATTAAAATCCTTCTAGCAATCCTTTCTAAACTTACATGCTTATCGATTTCAAATAAATCCCTAGTAAAAAAAAGGAACAACCGATTCACCTTGCACCATGCGCCGACTATGCACCAGGTTAACAAAGCCAAATCGCATGAGCTAAGAATATGTTCAGTGGTTTCCTTCGCCCTATCACACAACCTTCAATCCAAAATGTGAATATAACAATTTCTAGCTTTAAGCAGGGCCGTCGAAAACAGAATTCGATCCATTGAACCCTCCACAAAAATTTTAGCATCTCTTAGTAACCCATGTAGACCATTTGAAAACTGATATGTCACTATATTTATCTTCAAACACCCgagaaatttcaaaaatcgcCATCAATCTTATTCATTGACAACAAAAATAGGTAATTATCGGTTGTGTGGGTTACCAATGAATAGTGAAGTAGATGTGTACTTTATGAAACTAAATGAGCtcctaattaattaagatgttaaACAAACCAATACTTTCTTACTTCGTTTTCCGTCATACTTAAATCAGCTTTACAAGCTAGCAAGATAGCTATGTAGATTGACGAATTGAattgtttttttagttaataGACCTATAGAAAGGTTTATAATAGAATaatgaaaaattataaacaatATTTTCAAGTTAAAATGTCATTATTATACTAATAAATTTTGACCCCACGTTGCGAGGCTTCAAGTGTTGTGTTGATATAGTTAATGTAATtgtcttaattaaaaagtatcaTGTCAATGATAGGTTTATTTTAGAtacttgtatataaatatttttaaaacatttatatttttttttcaaaggtgaatttcgcttgaaacttcatGTCGTAATTCGACAGCGAGAGATCTggtatacgttgtcttaacagAGTCCGCGTTACAGaactctctcgaagtagaaatgcatAATTCAAATATCTAATTGGGAGAAAACCACTACTAATTCGAACCTACGATCTATAAGTAATCAGCGAACTCCAAACCACTACACCAACTTATCATTGATATAACCTTCTATTGACTAGGGTAGAAAAAAATTTTTGTCTCTGTCGTCAACCTCTActtgcaggtttcatccctaactttcatttattataattttagtccaaaaaagTTTGCTTCATTTACACTTTTGATTCAAATCACTAAACTGACGTTAAAACACTCATCACATGACCTGCACATGATGAGTATATTACTCTTTTCATTAACAAAAGGACCAAAAATCTAATAGTTTTTGCTCGTTTTCTATTTCCAAACTTTCCTAATTACCAACAAACCATCAATAATATTTTTTCCAGATTTTCCTTCATCATCCACTATTATAAAGAATCAAATAGATTAAAATTTACTAAATATTTGATTAGAAAGGTCTGGGTTCATGTGATGCATCAGAAATCACAACATAGATTTATGACAATATTTAAAACACATGGTCATAAGTTATAACCATCACAGCTTCTCAAATCAATTACCCTCCAAATTTCAACTTCTCGTGAAAACACTCACTTTCTACATAaatttcctttttcttcttcatatcaacaacagaaagaaataaaaaaaaaacatacaaacttcaaatacatatatttttatccatataaatatgtacatatacatattataaataCAATGAAAATCATTATATCGGAAAAACAAGTTTACGGGTGGTGAGACCAGAAAGTACAGATATGAAAATGCAGATTCACGAACAGTGGGTGCCTAAAGGTACTAACATTTCATTATACAATTTTTCTAGgagatttatatttaaaaataggaCTCACACACAGAACTTAAAAGTTATGGGTATCATGGATAATTCTTTTGTTGTAACATAATAATCTATGGTTGGGATGGCTTGGGTTGTACAAATTGTGTAGATCTAGAGATACATATAAAGATGGTGGTGGCAACATTGGTAATTGTGGTAGTGGTTacgatggtggtggttgtcgATGGTGGTATTGGTTACCGGAGATGGCGGTTACCATCAATGGTGGTTACCATAAATGGTAGTAATTACCGGCGGTGGTGATGATGTATATCGATATTGGTGCAATGAAATTATATGTCATATATGTGTTTCCAGATCTATTGCTATAGATCCGGCTTTTTTCGAGCTTCAAAAAGGCTTGAATTATTGTTTATCCGTTCAGGTTTTCCTCAGAGGAttaagaaaatatttatatatttagtgtTGTATCATGACTTTTATTATATACGTGGTATGTGTTGTGTATACGAGTATGGTAACCACACAATGCGACGGCGAGTCGTCGATgctattggtgtaggtaaaagtatttgatttaaagaattagtagagatatttttttctaatataataaaataatggcGTAAttgaatattaaattttgatgatgatttaacTCTTTAAGAGTAATTTGGTCAATtcgtatataatttttatacagCAATATAGATAGGTTGGCTGGTCAAAGTTTTGCAACAATCGTAGCTTTATTAGTATTCTTATTGAATTAGAAAATTAGGAGTTTATTCCCTATTGATACACAAGGAAACAAAAAGACTAATATACCCATcatgtgcaagtcacgtgatGGGTAATTTAACGTCCATTAGTAGTTTAGACCAAATGTGTAAACAAAACAAACTTTTTTAGTCCAAAAGGGTaattaatgaaaattaaggATGAAACCTAAAGTAAAGATTGATTACATGGACCAAAATTGTAATCaactctttaaaaaaaaaaatacattatacaaaATAAACTATCAATATAAGTCCAgctgttacaaaaaaaaagtacctTACACGATATCgccaattttgaaaaataaatttaacaaaatgaAACATTTTGTAAGTACGGAAGAGTATTTAAAACTATTTGAATTGGGtactataatttttaaaaaaaatgataaatcaacctaaatttaatgctaataattgaCATGAAGAAGAATTAGTGAAATATACATGTAAGTTTAAGTTGCTATTTAAGGATATAAATTtagttgattaatcattttccataaaaaaaatatttttacatttaatgtTGAAAAAGTACGCTGGTGAATTTAAACCTATTTGAATTGGGTAGTATACTTCTCCATGTTTTGAGGGTTCACTGGGATATCAAGAGCTTTGCCCAGAAACTTTGCCCATTAATCTGATGGATGCAATCTGACCGAGTTGACTGGCCGTTTTGCAACCAATCCACAGCTATTAGAATACGACTAGGAGAGGATCAAAGCCTTAAGGAAAAACAACTTCCACAATACCATATTGTAATGGTTCTGACTGAAAATACAATGCATCTTCTATTCAAAAACATGTCAATATTTAGAAAACACCCCTATGACAAGCCTTCATTTACAAATGTAGAAAAGCTTTTACATAGTAATTCCTTTGGAGCAAAACAAATGTGATTTGTCTAGCTTCTACAAAGTCAATCATTCAAATCTCCGTTCTTCTGAATCAATCATCAGGCTTCCCACACAACTTATAAAGAACTAAACATAAAGACAATCATACAATAGTAGCATTTTTATCAAAAGAGGTACACTAGCAGTAACAAATATAAAGACCTGAAAAATATCACTTGGGTACTCAAATTAAACAGCTTATCGTGTCCAAACTATTTTACACAAATACCTATCTTTCCTAGTAAACAAAATGATAGTTTGCCTCAGAGGTAGTGACAATATATGCATTATCATCATGTTTTTTCTGATAATACGTGCAATTTAAATCCATCATTGGCAAaactatattaaatatattagtaaTACACAAAAAGGATTAGTTTACTGAaatgtaaaaaattttaaacaaatgcTTATAGTAAGAAATAAGTAAaattgtgtgtattgtatgtaaactaatgtttattgtatgtaagaatttcatttcaaaccaattaaaatctgacaagtgacattagataaaaataattctaggaaactaatcccttcaCAAAATAACTATCAGTAAGTAACTTGAAAACAAACTGgagattaaaaacaatttcaCATCAGAACAATTCCCACAGACAAATCATCATACTCCAATGGAATGCAGATGTCCCTGTCTGATCTATCATCATTTGTAACAACAATTTCATAACCAATATTAACCTTCTAGTTTATATAGGATacaatatttcaaaaactagactagaataaaaaaaattcattaaaaaaaaagtgattaaaTACATGATAGTAACGTTGCCTCAGATTAAATTGTTTTCATGGTGTAAAAACTCAAAGTATATTTATAAACCATCATAGGCAACTGTTAGCAAAAAATCACAGAAAAAGTCCATGATatgaaaaaacttttaaaattaagaaaaaattacataataaaatttttataattgcATCAAAGAGATTCCCATTATAGACTTGGTCAATCATTATATTACTTCAAAAGAGAAGTTCTGATGTCCCTGTCTTTTTATCATCATTTGCAATCTATTATAAATATcaaagaaaaactatatataaaaaatataataactttGTAACAAGAATTAATTTGAGGTTTACCAAGATAATATTGGTGCCTCAGATTAGGTTGATTTCATGGTGAAAACTCAAAGTATATTTAACACCCATCACAGGCATATACACAAAGAGAGGAAAAGAAGAGGTTGGAATTGAAGAGATTTATGAGGattgaaatttagggtttatgatatgatgatgCGTTAAAGTTGAGGCTGAATGTTGGATTTTAAATACTAGTTAATTGGTGAGGCGAAAAGGGTTACATGTTTTGCTAGGGTTAGAATAGTTTCAATAACGGGCCATGTCATGTTCCTAGCCCAAATATATTATGATTGGGCCATTTGAGGGCTTTGTAAACCTCAATCTTGGTAGTTATAAGTTATAAGGCCGGTCCCTTTCCAATTCGTCATATGTAGAGATGAgcgaaaaaagaaaaaccaaaatcaaatcGGTACTAAAAATTGGTACCGATGGAGATTCGGTTTCAGTATCGGTTCTCATTTTAGGACGAAATCGGTTTCGATACTAATCGGTTCGATACGGAGAAACCGAATATGAATACCGATTAGTTGAAAAACATAAACGTAGGACGTAGTTGTAGGCTTAGCTATATTATTCATTTGTTGTAGGTCATAGAGAATGTTATACTATCATATTGTAGCGAATAAAGGCTTAAATGGTCACATTGTATGCTAATTGAGGAAGGAAAAAAATTATTAGTATCTTCGCAAAGATATTGGGATGCACTGAAACTTATCAATTACAATATGCAGTTAGAACAACACATTAAGAACAGAGAAGCAGGAGGtggtatttaaatattttcaaactgAAACAATAAATTTATTGCATGAAATGAGAAGATAGAGTGTATTTGTGTGGGGGTTTATAATTTTATAGGAAGGGAGTAGTTATTGGGTGTGTTTTGGAGAAAACAACAATGTGATGACGGCGTCAGGACAGTGAACGACCTAATACCGTCTTTTATGAAATATATAGAAGAGGTTAGACGTCAGCTTAAACCTACCAGATAGATGAGACATACATTTTTATTCAAGTTTATGCCTGTGCTTAAAACCGGCCCGACTTGACCCGCCCGAACTAACCCGACTTGGTAAAGCTCGAAACGCGTAAATGCACAAAATTCAAAACCGTGGATCGGATGGATAGACATTTGAACAGATTCAGGTTTGGTTGGTTTAGGCTTGAGGTTAATCAATTAGGACAAAAAATGGTTGTTTGGGCTTTTCCTGTTGAGATCGAGATAGCCTTGTGATGAATAAGGAGGAGAATATTTAAGGATTATGTAtggttggaaaaaaaattttaatttttttaaatatttgtaagAGATTTAAGAATTTATGAGGATATAATCATGTGGTCAAGTTATAACAACCTCAGTTTTGGACATAGCTTAATTATAATTGGGTTTAACCACTGGATCATCAATGAACATTTccttttttgtacacggttgcctaGTAAACATTTTTATTGACATATATTTCCCacaaacttgtaaaatttgtacatggttcaccaatttttgacttgttacccTTAATAGCCggttaaatgtatttttcttttaataaaattgtgaCATGGATATTacgtgaaaaaaaataaagagtttAATCACCAGATTACCAACGAACTTTTCGATTTATTCATGGTTGCCCaacaaacttgtaaaatttgtacatggtaCACCAATTCATGACCTACATATTTATCGGTTACCCTCTTTTTTGGTGACGTGACACTTAATTGATGACATAGACTAATGATAAGAAGATATAGATTCCAAATCACCAAATCTATATATAAGAATCAAATGTTCGTTCTCCTTTTCTCTAGTTAGCATGAACCTTGAACTGAATTATGTTTTCTTCGTTATCTAATATCCCTAACAGGTGggatatgttttttatatatatctttgttgATTCAGAAttcatatcatatttttaaatagtCTACGTTATTGCCAGATCACCTAAAAAGATAACATAATTAGTgaaccatgtacaaattttatggTAATCTGGTGAttaaacttttcaatttttttccaCATAATATCCACGtcacaattttattaaaagaaaaatgcatTAAACTGGCTATTATGGGTAACATGTAAAAAAATTGGTGAActatgtacaaattttataaatttagagGGAATATATGTCAATAAAAATGTACATTAGAcaaccatgtaaaaaaaaaaaaagttcgtGGTTATCAAGTGATTAAATTGATTATAATTCAAATTAATGTACAGTACATTTTTTATGGTATACATAGGCTTCGTAACTGGACAAAAATACTCAATAGCCAATGATCCAACTTCTTTGTCGATCTAAATAGGCACTTTGTATCAGCTACATAATGGTGGTCTTTGAGTTTGTGCTTTTGTTGTTCCATACAACGTGATTCAAATATGACTTGCTGACAAATGATAACATGCTTGTAATACTCGCCAAACAAAAACTAAAGATCTTGCGATCCTATTCCAAAAGCTCTATAGAATTTTGTCTAGCTCTATAGAATTTTGCGATCCTATagaatttctttcttttctttgtgcATAAGTGCCTACATGCTTAAACGTTTCATATGTTATATACAAGGCACACACGATGAAACAAGAAACACAATAATGGAAAATCATAGAAAACCATCTTCTATGACATTCAAAAACTCAGCGAAACTAATCTTCGCATCTTTATCAACATCATATCTTCCAATCATTCGTCTACAATCGGTTtcagatatatgtatatacccCATATTACGAAACGTGTATCGCAACTCGTTTGCATCTATGTACCCATCTTTGTTTCTATCAAACACATTAAACGCTTGTTTAACTTCATCCAAGCTTGGTTCGTCGTCATTAAACAAACCCAAAATCTCCTCTGatcctataatatgtcttttgTCATGACAATTATCCCAAAGCATTCCTAATTTTCCCATAATTATCTTTAGATCGATTCCTAATAACTTTTTGCAACCTTTTTCACCCTGCGAAACCTTCTTGGCGTCGTGGGGTTTTGTTACGACAACAGTTGGTGTATGTGCACATGTGGCGGTTTGAGTAGTGAAAATAAACCGCCATATGGGTCGTGCCCACAGagaatataaatcatgtaaCGATACTACCCATTCAACAAACATACATAAGATTATGAAATATTTAAGCAGCGTTAGACAAACGAGCCTAAATTGAGTATATTCCATGTAGACAATGACCGCGGTTGCTGCTGATGGTAGCTCAATAGTTTCTTTCATGAGCCGGAATTTTAAGAGAGCAGGGAGTATTAAATTGTGTTTCCGAATTCTACATCACGATATTTGTAGAGGGCTAATTATAGGAAAATAGTGTAAAGATCAAAGTATG
It encodes:
- the LOC122608518 gene encoding calmodulin-like protein 6 yields the protein MKETIELPSAATAVIVYMEYTQFRLVCLTLLKYFIILCMFVEWVVSLHDLYSLWARPIWRFIFTTQTATCAHTPTVVVTKPHDAKKVSQGEKGCKKLLGIDLKIIMGKLGMLWDNCHDKRHIIGSEEILGLFNDDEPSLDEVKQAFNVFDRNKDGYIDANELRYTFRNMGYIHISETDCRRMIGRYDVDKDAKISFAEFLNVIEDGFL